The genomic stretch TTTAGCCTGAGTATTTTCTCTAATAACAGAAGGTTTTTTTATAACAGATGACTGCTGATTAGTAGAAGCAGTATTGTTTTGATTAGTAGTATTAGCTTCATTAGTCATAGTTGTATTAGTAGATACAGTATTGGTAGATATTGTATCATTTGTCATAGCTGTATTAGTAGACATAGTATTAGCAGATACTTCGTTAGTCATAGCTGTGTTAGTAGATACAGTATTAGTAGATATTGTATCATTTGTCATAGTTTCGTTATCAGGTTCTAATATGGCATTAGTTTCCATAGCAGCTATTCCCTGACTATTAGTTACATTTATAGTATAGAAATATTTTCTTATTATATTTTCTTCATTATCTACTTGGAAGTCTAATTTTCCTATTCCAGCAGTTAAAGTTCTGAATGTTAAGAAAGCATTAGTTTTATCTCTTGTAAATCTTACAAAGTCCAAATTAGTAGAGTAGCTTGTTATACGTATATATCTGTCGAAATTTGTAGCATTTAGTTTTATAGAAAAGAGGGTATTTTCTGATAAATCTACAGTTTTTACTAGGTCTTTTTCTAAAGGTCCGCCTTTAACACGGGCAGAAACTGTTTCATTAGTTACTACTTTATCGTCCGGCTTAACAGTGATTGTTTCCTGAGCAAATACTGCTTGGAAAATAGTAAACATAAGTAACATACTAGAGCATAAAAAAACACGCATAAGTCATCTCCTAAAAGTTAGTATTATTTTTTTCGGCTTTCTGTGTAA from Brachyspira murdochii DSM 12563 encodes the following:
- a CDS encoding tetratricopeptide repeat protein, translating into MRVFLCSSMLLMFTIFQAVFAQETITVKPDDKVVTNETVSARVKGGPLEKDLVKTVDLSENTLFSIKLNATNFDRYIRITSYSTNLDFVRFTRDKTNAFLTFRTLTAGIGKLDFQVDNEENIIRKYFYTINVTNSQGIAAMETNAILEPDNETMTNDTISTNTVSTNTAMTNEVSANTMSTNTAMTNDTISTNTVSTNTTMTNEANTTNQNNTASTNQQSSVIKKPSVIRENTQAKAPVESNPETIALFKSAEDLKNIKDYNNAVSTYSNVISQYPKSKYSVYSYFRIGDIYNQNKDYNNAFDMYKQASSLENANNNEKAAALYSMGVVKKSENKHDEAIAYFNDVMNKYSSTSMYGNAAYEIADSLKTLGRISDAAPILEKSLEGNNKFSKRGDAILLLAEVYEKGDNNTRDFDKAYQTYNQYLAEYPTSSKAKYANDRKNFLYRNAVNLR